A stretch of the Aegilops tauschii subsp. strangulata cultivar AL8/78 chromosome 4, Aet v6.0, whole genome shotgun sequence genome encodes the following:
- the LOC109772437 gene encoding organelle RRM domain-containing protein 6, chloroplastic, protein MMLRGRVMRLASRHLGSHGFSTEIFVSRLSFYTTEEEFKKVFSPFGAIEEVRLVRDNQTGRLKGFGFVRYSSQEEAQKAIKAMDGRILRGRLIFAEMAKEHGTG, encoded by the exons ATGATGTTGCGAGGGAGGGTGATGCGTTTGGCCTCTCGTCACTTGGGTTCCCATGGCTTCAGCACCGAGATATTTGTGAGCA GGTTATCATTTTACACAACGGAGGAAGAATTTAAAAAGGTCTTCTCACCATTTGGCGCCATTGAGGAAG TTCGGTTAGTGAGAGACAACCAAACTGGAAGGCTGAAGGGATTTGGTTTTGTAAGATATTCATCACAAGAGGAGGCACAGAAAGCTATCAAGGCAATGGATGGAAGG ATTCTACGCGGCAGACTGATTTTTGCAGAGATGGCAAAGGAACACGGCACTGGATAG
- the LOC109772436 gene encoding histone H2B.1, which yields MAPKAEKKPAEKKPAAEVAEKAEKTPAGKKPKAEKRLPASKSAKEGGDKKGRKKNKKSVETYKIYIFKVLKQVHPDIGISSKAMSIMNSFINDIFEKLAGEAAKLARYNKKPTITSREIQTSVRLVLPGELAKHAVSEGTKAVTKFTSN from the coding sequence ATGGCGCCCAAGGCCGAGAAGAAGCCCGCGGAGAAGAAGCCGGCCGCCGAGGTCGCGGAGAAGGCCGAGAAGACCCCCGCCGGCAAGAAGCCCAAGGCGGAGAAGCGGCTGCCGGCGTCCAAGTCCGCCAAGGAGGGCGGCGACAAGAAGGGGcggaagaagaacaagaagagcGTGGAGACCTACAAGATCTACATCTTCAAGGTGCTCAAGCAGGTGCACCCGGACATCGGCATCTCCTCCAAGGCCATGTCCATCATGAACTCCTTCATCAACGACATCTTCGAGAAGCTCGCCGGCGAGGCGGCCAAGCTGGCCAGGTACAACAAGAAGCCCACCATCACGTCCAGGGAGATCCAGACCTCCGTCCGCCTCGTCCTCCCCGGCGAGCTCGCCAAGCACGCCGTCTCCGAGGGCACCAAGGCCGTCACCAAGTTCACCAGCAACTAG